A genomic region of Prevotella scopos JCM 17725 contains the following coding sequences:
- a CDS encoding chain-length determining protein, whose protein sequence is MEDQKKEDVAIVSFLKKLKHDLLRYIIVFVVALVGSILIILPVPRYYKCDISLAPEMDNAEGGGKLSSIASSFGVDLGDVASGNALQPSLYPDLMKSNEFVKSLLQIPVQTKDGSVKTNYYDYLYHHQKESPYTKVILWFGKKFGDNDTLTSKTDSINPFMLNKKQDEIFTKIKKSIACDIDIKTGLITISVEDQDPLISATIADSVRAKLQDFITNYKTNKMKNDVKYYTKLVAEAKKKYENARQKYAAFSDANQDVILQELQSQRDDLENDMQLKFNAYSALSTQLQNAQAKLQEHTPSFTMVQSASVPVKPAGPKRMAFVFIVVFLSLMVTFVIRNFSLLFGGGKDE, encoded by the coding sequence ATGGAAGATCAAAAGAAAGAGGATGTTGCAATTGTTTCCTTTCTCAAAAAGCTTAAGCATGACCTGTTACGATATATTATCGTTTTTGTTGTTGCTTTGGTAGGTTCAATCCTAATTATTTTACCTGTTCCTCGCTATTATAAGTGTGATATTTCCCTTGCTCCTGAAATGGATAATGCAGAAGGTGGTGGTAAATTGAGTTCTATTGCTTCTTCTTTTGGTGTGGATCTTGGTGATGTCGCTTCTGGCAATGCCTTGCAGCCCAGTCTTTATCCAGACTTGATGAAGTCTAATGAGTTTGTTAAGAGCTTGCTCCAGATTCCTGTACAAACAAAAGATGGTTCGGTAAAGACAAATTACTATGATTATCTTTATCATCATCAGAAGGAGTCACCTTACACTAAGGTTATTTTATGGTTTGGTAAGAAGTTTGGTGACAACGATACCCTTACAAGTAAAACCGACTCCATTAACCCTTTTATGCTTAATAAAAAGCAGGATGAAATCTTCACAAAGATAAAGAAAAGTATTGCTTGTGATATTGATATTAAGACGGGGTTGATAACCATTTCAGTGGAAGATCAAGACCCACTGATTAGTGCAACGATTGCTGACTCGGTACGTGCCAAATTGCAGGACTTCATCACAAACTATAAAACAAATAAGATGAAGAATGACGTGAAGTATTATACGAAGTTAGTTGCCGAGGCAAAGAAGAAGTATGAGAATGCACGTCAGAAGTATGCTGCCTTTTCGGATGCAAATCAAGATGTTATTTTGCAGGAACTTCAGTCGCAACGTGATGATTTGGAGAATGATATGCAATTGAAGTTTAATGCTTATAGTGCGTTAAGTACACAGTTGCAAAATGCACAGGCAAAGTTGCAAGAGCATACTCCTTCATTTACGATGGTTCAGAGTGCATCAGTCCCCGTTAAGCCTGCAGGACCGAAACGTATGGCATTTGTCTTTATTGTGGTTTTCCTCAGTTTGATGGTCACCTTCGTTATTCGTAATTTCTCGTTGTTGTTTGGTGGTGGAAAGGACGAATAG
- a CDS encoding MraY family glycosyltransferase → MLTYTLIILFAFTMSAICGFIMIPQIISFCKKKNLYDAPDARKIHKSAVPRLGGVSFMPSMLIATIVALLVWVSTCKCNKICVSPWCIFFGIGITIIYITGVIDDIFGVRARVKLLMQIVVASLLPMSYLYINNLYGFLGIYEIPPLVGTILTIGVLVFIMNAINLIDGIDGLSASLTLIALGGLFYIFHREQIWVYCILIAGLMGVLIPFLYHNIWGKEEKNQKIFMGDSGSLTLGYILGVLMIKFCMYNPHVMPYQKGATLLSVTLLLVPTFDVFRVIIVRLINHKPIFTADKNHIHHKLMRTGLTQHQTLISVILLSVLFIIINLTLFNELVVTWIIAIDILIYIAFQYSLDVIIKRKNLQPFVQ, encoded by the coding sequence ATGTTGACATATACGTTAATAATTCTTTTTGCTTTTACCATGAGCGCTATTTGTGGATTTATTATGATTCCACAAATTATTTCCTTCTGTAAGAAGAAGAACTTATACGATGCTCCAGATGCTAGGAAAATACACAAGAGTGCTGTTCCGCGTTTAGGGGGTGTCTCTTTTATGCCCAGTATGCTGATTGCTACAATTGTTGCACTATTGGTATGGGTCTCTACATGCAAGTGTAACAAGATATGTGTCAGCCCTTGGTGCATCTTCTTTGGTATCGGCATCACCATCATCTATATAACAGGTGTCATTGACGACATCTTTGGTGTGAGAGCAAGGGTAAAACTTCTTATGCAGATTGTCGTTGCCAGTCTGCTCCCTATGTCCTATCTTTACATCAATAACCTCTATGGATTCTTAGGCATCTATGAGATTCCACCACTTGTAGGAACTATCTTAACCATTGGTGTACTGGTATTTATCATGAATGCTATCAACTTGATTGATGGTATTGATGGACTCTCTGCAAGTCTTACGCTCATTGCCTTAGGCGGTCTTTTCTATATCTTTCATCGTGAACAGATATGGGTTTACTGCATCCTCATTGCAGGCTTGATGGGTGTTTTGATTCCCTTCCTTTATCATAACATTTGGGGGAAAGAAGAAAAAAATCAAAAGATATTTATGGGTGACTCTGGTAGTCTGACACTGGGGTATATCCTTGGTGTACTGATGATTAAGTTCTGTATGTACAACCCACATGTGATGCCTTACCAGAAGGGCGCTACACTCCTCTCCGTGACTTTACTTCTTGTACCAACCTTCGATGTGTTCAGAGTTATCATCGTAAGACTCATAAACCATAAACCAATTTTCACCGCAGACAAGAACCATATTCATCATAAGCTGATGCGTACAGGATTGACACAACACCAGACATTGATTAGCGTTATTTTATTATCGGTCCTTTTTATTATTATCAACCTTACCCTCTTCAACGAACTCGTCGTAACTTGGATTATTGCGATAGATATTCTTATCTACATTGCCTTCCAATACTCTCTCGATGTCATCATAAAAAGGAAAAACTTACAACCCTTTGTGCAATAA
- a CDS encoding alpha-1,2-fucosyltransferase, whose protein sequence is MKIVKILGGLGNQMFQYALYLSLKETFPTERVTLDLSCFNGYHLHNGFEVDKIFSVTAEKASAFDIMRVAYYYPNYLLWRIGKRLLPHRKGMCIESSSLRFDSSVLIQDGDRYFDGYWQDERYFLAFREKVLKAFTFPAFNDKENLSLLEKLDGNSVALHVRRGDYIGNKLYQGICDLDYYHAAIEKMCTYVTPSVFCVFSNDIGWCREHLEQYIKAPVVYVTWNTGAESYRDMQLMSCCAHNIIANSSFSWWGAWLNQNSSKVVIAPKRWLNMEECDFTLPDSWIKI, encoded by the coding sequence ATGAAGATTGTTAAGATATTAGGTGGCTTGGGAAATCAGATGTTCCAATATGCTTTGTACCTTTCCCTGAAGGAAACTTTCCCAACGGAACGTGTAACATTGGACCTTTCTTGCTTCAATGGTTATCATCTACACAATGGCTTTGAGGTGGATAAAATCTTCTCTGTAACAGCTGAAAAAGCTTCTGCTTTTGATATAATGCGTGTTGCTTATTACTATCCAAATTATCTTTTGTGGCGTATTGGCAAACGTCTTTTGCCGCATCGAAAAGGAATGTGTATAGAAAGTTCTTCTCTTCGATTTGACAGTTCTGTGCTGATTCAAGACGGAGACAGATACTTTGATGGCTATTGGCAAGATGAAAGATACTTTCTTGCTTTTCGGGAAAAGGTGTTGAAGGCTTTTACTTTCCCTGCTTTTAATGATAAAGAGAATTTATCATTATTAGAAAAGTTAGATGGCAATAGCGTTGCTTTACATGTACGACGAGGCGATTATATAGGGAATAAACTTTATCAAGGCATCTGCGACCTCGATTATTACCATGCAGCCATCGAGAAGATGTGTACTTATGTTACACCTTCAGTCTTTTGTGTTTTTAGTAATGACATAGGGTGGTGTAGAGAGCATTTAGAGCAATACATTAAGGCTCCTGTTGTTTATGTCACTTGGAATACAGGGGCTGAAAGTTATCGCGATATGCAGTTGATGTCTTGTTGTGCGCATAATATTATTGCAAATTCGTCTTTCTCATGGTGGGGAGCATGGCTCAATCAGAATAGTAGTAAGGTTGTCATTGCACCAAAGAGATGGTTAAATATGGAAGAGTGTGATTTCACTTTACCAGACTCTTGGATAAAGATATAG
- a CDS encoding oligosaccharide flippase family protein gives MGQGLAWSFTGTALAKFLTLVVGIICAHILQKEAYGEFSMVRSTINMFIVLGSAGLGVTSTKYIAEYRVEQADKIPAVYAATNFFGFLMAVITAILILLGAPFIANNILHHPSIVLPVRVGAVLLFFSIINGVQNGALMGFENFKAIAINTLSGSILESILTIFGAYYFGVNGAILGFGMGFILIFVMNHLSINKNFYAIQIKKLSIKELQLKDFSILYTYSLPAALSALLITPSFWLIRSILVRSEGFQDLAVFEAADQWKVIILFIPTAFSQIVLPILSSLNKEKASFVSTLKYNMLIVGVTALLLSIGVILFGGFIMRLYGATYDNPVPVQILAISTIFSALANVLEMAVYSLGKMWQCFVINIVWAMLMVGCSYYLCMRGEGANGLSMAVLVSYVVSFLMFLVYTIIVVRKEVK, from the coding sequence ATGGGGCAAGGACTGGCTTGGTCGTTTACTGGGACGGCCTTAGCTAAGTTTCTTACCTTAGTGGTGGGTATTATCTGTGCCCATATATTGCAGAAGGAGGCATACGGAGAGTTCTCTATGGTGCGCTCCACAATTAATATGTTTATTGTTCTGGGCTCTGCGGGGTTAGGTGTTACGTCAACAAAGTACATTGCTGAATATAGAGTTGAACAAGCAGATAAGATTCCTGCAGTATATGCAGCAACCAATTTCTTTGGATTTTTAATGGCAGTGATAACTGCAATCCTGATATTGTTGGGTGCACCCTTTATTGCGAATAATATTCTTCATCACCCAAGTATTGTGTTACCAGTACGTGTGGGCGCAGTATTATTGTTCTTTTCCATCATCAATGGTGTTCAGAATGGAGCACTGATGGGCTTCGAAAACTTTAAGGCAATAGCGATTAATACGCTGTCAGGAAGTATCCTTGAATCTATTCTGACCATTTTTGGAGCTTATTATTTTGGTGTCAACGGAGCAATCCTTGGTTTTGGTATGGGGTTTATCTTGATTTTCGTAATGAATCATCTTTCCATCAACAAGAACTTTTATGCAATTCAGATAAAGAAGTTAAGTATCAAAGAACTCCAATTAAAGGACTTTTCAATCTTATATACTTATAGCCTGCCAGCAGCTTTGTCGGCGTTACTTATTACGCCTTCATTCTGGTTAATACGTTCAATACTTGTACGTTCAGAAGGTTTTCAAGATCTTGCAGTCTTTGAGGCAGCCGACCAGTGGAAGGTTATCATCTTGTTTATCCCTACAGCTTTTAGCCAGATTGTACTCCCCATTTTATCGAGTCTGAATAAAGAAAAGGCTTCTTTCGTATCAACATTAAAGTATAATATGTTGATAGTCGGCGTTACGGCATTGTTGTTGTCAATAGGCGTGATACTCTTTGGTGGCTTTATTATGCGACTGTATGGTGCTACCTATGACAATCCCGTACCCGTACAGATACTTGCCATCTCAACAATCTTCTCTGCCTTGGCAAATGTCCTTGAGATGGCTGTCTATAGTCTTGGTAAGATGTGGCAATGTTTTGTTATTAATATTGTCTGGGCTATGCTAATGGTAGGATGCTCTTATTATCTTTGTATGAGAGGGGAGGGTGCTAATGGCTTGTCAATGGCAGTATTAGTCTCATACGTTGTGTCCTTTCTTATGTTCTTGGTGTACACAATCATCGTTGTTAGAAAGGAGGTAAAGTGA
- a CDS encoding cation transporter, translating to MKKAIFTMLMLMVAMIATAKDIKTVIFTTTPQMHCANCEAKVKNNLRFVKGIKEIKTNAETQKVYITYDPKKTTEEQLQKSFTKFGYKAEKTTEDAKIPVHENEECDNM from the coding sequence ATGAAAAAAGCTATTTTCACAATGCTGATGCTCATGGTAGCCATGATTGCAACAGCCAAAGACATTAAGACAGTTATCTTCACAACTACTCCACAGATGCACTGTGCTAACTGTGAGGCGAAAGTAAAGAACAACCTCCGTTTTGTAAAGGGTATTAAGGAAATCAAGACGAACGCTGAGACACAGAAGGTCTATATCACTTACGATCCTAAGAAGACTACGGAGGAACAGTTGCAGAAATCCTTTACGAAATTTGGTTATAAGGCAGAGAAAACAACAGAGGATGCTAAGATTCCTGTTCATGAAAATGAGGAATGCGATAATATGTAA
- a CDS encoding glycosyltransferase family 2 protein, translating to MKTFTIVLPTYNNLDLFKSAYGSVCKQDFKDYEIVVVDDSNDSSIADYVSSLNNPAIVYRHHVPSSGAVNNWNHGLQLATGRFVIVVHHDEAFEENDYLSSLNKLFQKGYDVLVTRVKVFNGGVLKPNLFSRAMMNLFVTIPSLLFLCNVIGPCSCIAFNRSHLIEFDNRLNWLVDVDWYYRLLKGKRRKFLDNLYIDSFNDHEDKITNQIDVKQAEVKDIAILNSKYKCHLLLRGCLFINKIVMLNDLKGIIKKVIRR from the coding sequence ATGAAGACATTCACAATAGTACTACCGACGTATAATAATCTTGACCTTTTCAAGAGTGCCTATGGTTCTGTTTGCAAGCAGGACTTTAAGGATTATGAGATTGTTGTGGTTGACGATTCCAATGATTCGTCCATAGCAGATTACGTTTCTTCACTCAATAACCCCGCTATTGTTTATCGACATCACGTCCCATCCTCAGGGGCTGTCAACAACTGGAATCATGGGTTACAACTAGCAACGGGAAGATTTGTTATTGTGGTACATCATGATGAAGCCTTTGAAGAAAATGATTATCTGTCTTCATTGAATAAGCTGTTTCAAAAAGGATATGACGTACTTGTGACGCGTGTGAAAGTCTTTAATGGTGGAGTATTAAAGCCTAATTTATTCTCACGGGCTATGATGAATCTCTTCGTTACCATTCCTTCTCTTCTTTTCCTTTGTAATGTCATTGGTCCTTGTTCTTGTATAGCTTTTAATCGTTCGCATCTTATAGAGTTTGATAACAGATTGAACTGGCTTGTCGATGTTGATTGGTATTACCGATTATTGAAAGGTAAGCGTCGAAAATTCTTAGATAATCTATACATTGACTCTTTTAATGACCATGAGGATAAGATTACAAATCAGATAGACGTCAAACAGGCTGAGGTGAAGGATATTGCTATTCTCAACTCGAAGTATAAGTGTCATCTTCTGTTAAGAGGTTGCTTGTTTATTAATAAAATCGTTATGCTCAATGATTTAAAGGGTATAATAAAAAAAGTAATACGCCGATGA
- a CDS encoding glycosyltransferase: MERIDISVLMAVYKKDNPTFLRESLESIFSQTVEAAEVVLLEDGPLTDALYDVIKSFTMRYASLKVVPYPENRGLGKTLNDGLQLCKYDIIARMDADDICKPNRFEVEYNWLKTHKDYDLVGSWVDEFSDDKMVVKTKRKVPEQNEEIKRYAQYRCPVNHPTVMYRKAAVLAAGGYLTEYFPEDYFLWLRMLKNGSKFYNIQDSLLWFRYSEDTVGKRGGWKYACDEVRILEKMLKMGFIPFHVFCQSVVIRFTTRVMPLPIRKRLYKLIRKT; the protein is encoded by the coding sequence ATGGAACGAATTGATATTTCAGTTTTAATGGCTGTTTACAAGAAAGATAATCCTACTTTCCTTCGTGAAAGTTTAGAGAGTATCTTTTCTCAGACGGTGGAAGCTGCTGAAGTAGTTTTGTTAGAGGATGGACCTTTAACGGATGCTTTATATGATGTTATAAAGTCATTTACTATGCGATATGCATCATTAAAGGTAGTACCATATCCAGAGAATAGAGGGTTGGGCAAAACGCTGAATGATGGGTTGCAGCTTTGCAAATACGACATAATAGCGCGTATGGATGCCGATGATATCTGTAAACCCAATAGATTTGAAGTGGAGTATAACTGGTTAAAGACGCATAAGGACTATGATTTGGTAGGGTCTTGGGTAGATGAGTTCTCGGACGATAAGATGGTGGTAAAGACTAAAAGAAAGGTGCCAGAGCAGAATGAAGAGATAAAGCGATACGCCCAGTATAGATGTCCAGTCAACCATCCGACAGTGATGTATCGTAAAGCAGCAGTATTAGCTGCTGGTGGTTATCTGACAGAATATTTTCCTGAAGATTACTTTCTCTGGTTGCGTATGCTAAAGAATGGAAGTAAGTTTTATAATATTCAAGACTCTTTATTGTGGTTTCGCTACTCTGAAGACACGGTAGGCAAGCGTGGTGGATGGAAGTATGCTTGTGATGAGGTACGTATCTTGGAAAAAATGTTGAAGATGGGCTTCATCCCATTCCATGTTTTCTGTCAAAGTGTTGTTATCCGGTTTACTACTCGTGTTATGCCTTTGCCTATCCGTAAACGGCTGTATAAGCTGATAAGAAAGACATAG
- a CDS encoding beta-N-acetylhexosaminidase: protein MKKILLSVALMIASISLHATDANYQVVPLPQSITAEKGAAFVLDANTIINVASNDEAMRRNGEFLKQYIQEKTGIVLNGMNKKGNTITLKLNAKVENEEGYVITVKGKNITVEGKTPRGVFYGIQTLRKSLPLEKVENVTFPATRIADYPRFAYRGTMLDCARHYFKMSFIKEFIDMLALHNINTFHWHLTEDQGWRAQIDRYPKLTEVGSKRAQTVIGRMTGLFDETPYGGYYTKDEMREVVKYAADRYITVIPEIDMPGHMLGALAAYPELGCTGGPYKVAEQWGVFPDILCAGNPKTYEFVNNVLDEIIDIFPSKYIHIGGDEAPRIRWQHCPRCQAEIKRLGLKGSNGFSAEAQLQAHFMNQAAKHLAEKGRYIIGWDEILEGDVDKGTTVMSWRGVNGGIEAAKRGLDAIMTPVNYYYLDYYQRKDNTMTLIGGFLPVETTYGYNPVPDDAAPELKKHIKGVQANLWTEYIIGRDLAFFQLLPRVAAMAETGWTENAKKDFASFKERETRLNELYKHFGWKTCQDLYKEKK from the coding sequence ATGAAGAAAATCTTACTTTCAGTGGCATTGATGATTGCGAGCATCTCGCTTCATGCCACAGACGCGAACTACCAGGTAGTGCCGCTACCACAGAGCATCACTGCTGAGAAAGGTGCAGCTTTTGTTTTGGATGCTAACACCATTATCAACGTGGCAAGCAACGATGAGGCGATGCGCCGTAATGGTGAGTTCTTGAAGCAGTATATCCAAGAGAAGACAGGTATTGTACTCAATGGAATGAATAAGAAGGGCAATACTATCACTTTGAAACTCAATGCAAAGGTAGAGAACGAGGAAGGATATGTTATCACCGTAAAGGGTAAAAATATTACAGTTGAGGGTAAGACTCCGCGTGGTGTTTTCTATGGTATTCAGACACTTCGCAAGTCATTGCCATTGGAGAAGGTTGAGAACGTAACCTTCCCAGCAACACGTATTGCTGACTATCCACGTTTTGCTTATCGTGGTACGATGCTTGATTGCGCTCGTCACTACTTCAAGATGAGCTTTATCAAAGAGTTCATCGATATGCTTGCACTCCATAACATCAACACCTTCCACTGGCATCTCACTGAGGATCAGGGCTGGCGTGCGCAGATTGACCGCTATCCAAAGCTTACAGAAGTGGGTTCAAAGCGTGCACAGACGGTTATCGGTCGTATGACAGGACTCTTTGATGAGACTCCATACGGTGGTTACTATACAAAGGACGAGATGCGTGAGGTTGTGAAGTATGCAGCTGATCGTTATATCACTGTTATCCCAGAGATTGATATGCCGGGTCACATGCTCGGTGCATTGGCAGCTTATCCAGAGCTTGGTTGTACGGGTGGTCCTTACAAAGTGGCTGAGCAATGGGGTGTTTTCCCAGATATTCTCTGTGCTGGAAACCCTAAGACTTACGAGTTTGTGAACAACGTCTTAGACGAAATTATTGATATTTTCCCATCTAAGTATATTCACATCGGTGGTGATGAGGCTCCACGTATTCGTTGGCAACACTGTCCACGCTGTCAGGCTGAAATCAAGCGTCTTGGCTTGAAGGGCTCAAATGGTTTCTCTGCAGAGGCTCAGCTACAGGCTCACTTTATGAACCAGGCAGCGAAGCACTTGGCAGAGAAGGGTCGTTACATCATCGGTTGGGACGAGATTCTCGAGGGTGATGTTGATAAGGGTACGACTGTCATGAGCTGGCGTGGCGTGAATGGTGGTATTGAGGCTGCTAAGCGTGGCTTGGATGCAATCATGACACCAGTAAACTACTACTATCTCGATTACTACCAGAGAAAAGACAACACGATGACGCTCATCGGTGGTTTCCTCCCTGTTGAGACAACTTACGGCTACAACCCAGTGCCAGATGATGCTGCACCTGAGTTGAAGAAGCATATCAAGGGTGTTCAGGCTAATCTTTGGACAGAGTATATCATTGGTCGCGACCTGGCTTTCTTCCAGCTCCTCCCACGTGTTGCAGCTATGGCAGAGACTGGTTGGACAGAGAATGCTAAGAAGGACTTTGCGTCTTTCAAGGAGCGTGAGACACGTCTTAACGAACTCTACAAACACTTCGGTTGGAAGACTTGTCAGGACCTGTACAAGGAGAAGAAGTAA
- a CDS encoding O-antigen ligase family protein, whose protein sequence is MSEKARYILFAFFLFLTQILGTGIVPMGLFALSLLMIFSPTTFLRSLGYTPIFFLFICFSLGVGFYFALCNGLKPWNIAYWGQFYFLCILLLGVKDKKSCLEALRIFVFIIFILDFGTNLLFLVGVNVPWTELPPVRPGESLARFPGFKGNALYSGSITFVAACYMLNQKRVNKIVFYLGLATMVGNLILSGSYRYLIIGAVVATMYYLRLYRSRIMMVGMYVSSIIVVFTATLVTMFSNLSNFYRAFIWFHFIKEIAKDPWIGHGFFNIHLDEYQDFSTPSHLIANGVTESCILTIGYSFGIIVLSFFLVSIVRTLLRYKAYKKYSVELGVFIGLTLDLFWGGSFDNTYTFALLLLSWYLINETACKRELNEDIHNSTTDV, encoded by the coding sequence ATGTCAGAGAAGGCTCGTTATATCTTATTTGCATTCTTTCTTTTCCTTACCCAGATTCTAGGTACGGGCATCGTTCCTATGGGATTGTTTGCTCTTTCGCTGTTAATGATATTCTCACCTACCACCTTTCTACGCAGTCTGGGATATACCCCAATCTTCTTTTTGTTTATCTGTTTCTCCTTGGGAGTCGGTTTTTACTTTGCGTTATGCAATGGTCTGAAACCTTGGAACATAGCCTATTGGGGGCAATTCTATTTCCTTTGTATCCTTCTCTTGGGTGTTAAGGATAAGAAGTCGTGCTTGGAAGCATTACGCATCTTTGTTTTTATCATTTTTATCCTTGACTTTGGAACGAACCTTTTGTTTCTTGTAGGAGTAAATGTGCCTTGGACAGAACTGCCACCTGTACGTCCTGGAGAATCGCTTGCACGTTTTCCTGGCTTTAAAGGTAATGCTTTATATTCAGGAAGTATAACCTTTGTTGCAGCTTGCTATATGCTAAATCAGAAGAGAGTGAATAAGATAGTCTTCTATTTAGGACTTGCAACCATGGTTGGAAACCTTATTCTTTCAGGTTCTTATCGTTACCTTATTATCGGAGCTGTTGTTGCAACGATGTATTACCTTCGCTTATATAGAAGTAGGATTATGATGGTTGGGATGTATGTGTCGAGTATTATCGTAGTGTTTACAGCCACGCTTGTCACGATGTTCTCTAATCTCAGTAATTTCTATCGTGCATTTATTTGGTTCCATTTCATTAAAGAAATTGCGAAAGATCCATGGATAGGTCATGGTTTCTTTAATATACACCTTGATGAGTATCAGGACTTTAGTACGCCTTCTCACTTGATTGCAAATGGCGTGACAGAGTCTTGTATTCTTACGATTGGCTATAGCTTTGGTATTATCGTCTTGTCATTCTTCCTCGTAAGTATCGTCAGGACCTTGTTACGATACAAAGCTTATAAGAAGTATTCCGTCGAGTTAGGAGTGTTCATTGGTCTGACACTTGACCTCTTCTGGGGTGGAAGCTTCGACAACACCTATACCTTTGCATTATTGTTATTAAGTTGGTATCTGATTAATGAGACTGCTTGTAAACGAGAATTGAATGAAGACATTCACAATAGTACTACCGACGTATAA
- a CDS encoding sulfatase family protein has product MQTKVLCGLTGALAMGAVVPAHAQKKPMNIVFIMSDDHSYQTISAYDKRFISTPNIDWLADNGVKFQESFVANSLSGPSRACMLTGKHSHANGFTDNSKTFDGEQQTFPKLLQKQGYQTAMIGKWHLTSLPTGFNYWDILIGQGDYYNPDFLSNGKRIRRPGYVTNIIADMAIDWMENKRDKNKPFCLLMHNKAPHRVWNPDTCDLRLYDDIKYPLPKTFYDDYSGRLAAQKQKMSIIKDMDLVYDNKMADKENEIHTTTGLEEWGRANYKRMTPSQRAQWDSYYDPIIKKFKEDKLSGKALAEWKYQRYMHDYMRVIHSVDRNVGRVIDYLRQHGLLENTMIVYTSDQGFYMGEHGWFDKRFMYEESFRTPLLIYYPGGKHGVISQMVQNIDYAPTFLDVAGAKIPSDIQGRSFLPLLEGKKPANWRQSLYYHYYEYPAEHSVCRHYGIRTKRYSLIHFYNDIDAWELYDLKKDPEQMHNIYGKPGTEKLTQNLKKQLLQLQNQYDDPIRKKENNMK; this is encoded by the coding sequence ATGCAAACAAAAGTTTTATGTGGTTTGACAGGAGCGCTTGCAATGGGTGCCGTCGTACCTGCTCACGCACAGAAGAAACCGATGAACATCGTTTTTATCATGAGCGATGACCATTCGTATCAAACCATCAGTGCTTACGACAAACGTTTCATTAGTACACCTAACATCGACTGGCTGGCTGACAATGGTGTGAAATTCCAAGAGAGCTTCGTTGCCAACTCACTAAGTGGTCCGTCACGTGCTTGTATGCTTACGGGCAAGCATAGTCATGCCAATGGTTTCACTGACAACTCCAAGACCTTTGATGGAGAACAGCAGACCTTCCCAAAGTTGCTGCAGAAGCAGGGCTATCAGACCGCTATGATTGGTAAGTGGCATCTTACCTCCCTACCAACAGGCTTCAACTACTGGGATATCCTTATCGGACAGGGTGACTACTACAACCCTGACTTCCTAAGCAATGGTAAGCGCATACGCCGTCCGGGTTATGTGACCAACATCATTGCCGATATGGCAATTGACTGGATGGAGAACAAACGTGATAAGAACAAGCCGTTCTGTCTGTTGATGCACAACAAGGCACCTCATCGTGTGTGGAATCCTGATACCTGCGACCTTCGCCTCTATGATGACATCAAATATCCATTGCCAAAGACCTTCTACGATGACTATTCTGGTCGTCTTGCTGCACAGAAGCAGAAGATGAGCATCATAAAGGATATGGACCTCGTCTATGACAACAAGATGGCTGACAAGGAAAATGAGATTCATACCACGACTGGTCTTGAAGAATGGGGACGTGCTAACTACAAACGTATGACACCATCACAGCGTGCCCAGTGGGATAGCTACTATGACCCAATCATCAAGAAGTTTAAGGAAGACAAACTCTCTGGTAAGGCACTCGCTGAATGGAAGTATCAGCGTTACATGCACGACTACATGCGTGTGATTCACTCTGTTGACCGCAACGTAGGACGTGTCATTGATTATCTGCGCCAGCACGGACTCTTGGAAAACACGATGATTGTCTATACTTCTGACCAAGGTTTCTATATGGGTGAACACGGATGGTTCGATAAGCGTTTTATGTATGAGGAATCCTTCCGCACACCGCTGTTGATTTACTATCCAGGTGGTAAGCATGGCGTTATCAGTCAGATGGTACAAAACATCGATTATGCTCCAACCTTCCTCGATGTAGCAGGTGCAAAGATTCCATCCGACATCCAGGGCCGTTCTTTCCTACCACTCCTTGAGGGTAAGAAGCCAGCCAACTGGCGTCAGTCGCTCTACTATCACTACTATGAATACCCTGCCGAGCACTCTGTTTGCCGTCACTATGGTATTCGTACCAAACGTTATTCGCTTATCCATTTCTATAATGATATTGACGCTTGGGAACTTTACGATCTAAAGAAAGACCCAGAACAGATGCACAATATCTATGGTAAGCCTGGCACGGAGAAGCTCACGCAGAATCTAAAGAAGCAACTCCTCCAGCTGCAGAATCAGTATGATGACCCAATTCGCAAGAAGGAGAACAACATGAAGTAG